In Chryseobacterium sp., the genomic window AAGGCCCAATTCATAGTTCGTTTTAGCGGCTGCTTTTTTTACGAAAGCTAAGCCTTTAATAAAATCCGGGTATGAAGACAAAAGCTGTCCCGAAATTTTAAAATTGTTGATTGCTCTTTGTGTCTGCACCCCATAATAAGCATCTAAAGGCACATTAAGTTCACCTAATAGATCGCTTTCTTTTCTGAAATTTTCCATTACAGATATTTTACTGTTTTTGATCGTTTAAAGATAGCAAAAACGCATCGAACCGATGCGCTTTAATTTGAATTATTTTGTTGGATATTTTTGATTTAAAGCTTGCAGTATAGCCCATGTTTCAGCATCCATGATTCCGTCATAATTTTGAGGACGGAAGTGATACTGGAAGGCTTCAATGGTTTTCTTCGTGGCATCATCCCATTTTCCGCTAAGATCCATTCCATAACCAAATTTCTGCAAAGTGGTCTGAACCAGGAAAATAAAAGTGGTATCATTGTATTTTGCAGCAAAATCCGTCTGTGCAATACTGAAGAAGTTCTGCTTGGTCATTTCATCATACCACATTCCTAACTGGTATTCATCATACAGCTTTTTCCATGGAAACATAGGGCCCGGATCCTGTTTTCTGGTAGGAGCAATATCTGCATGAGCCAGAACATTGGTTGCAGGGATCTGATATCTTGCCGCAATATCTTTTGCCAGAGCGGCTACTTTTCTTATCTGTTCATCACTGAATGTTGCAAAAATCCTTTTTCCCGTTGCATCTGTAGAATAGCCTGCATTCACAATCTCAATTCCAATGGAGGTATCATTAAGGTTTTTATCATTTCTCCATGAA contains:
- a CDS encoding N-acetylmuramoyl-L-alanine amidase — encoded protein: MRKTLYIIGLSAFVFSCTSQQNVKKNTYKPKTPVTQPKPVAKTPTPQPPKPKIVSDHGVDFFTTNIADPTKNDNTASYGSIVSAKPAGYKVVKTYFPAIAQNFRQRYLILHYTALPDDKSITVLTQQAVSSHYLVNNTGDNEIYQLVDENKRSYHAGVSSWRNDKNLNDTSIGIEIVNAGYSTDATGKRIFATFSDEQIRKVAALAKDIAARYQIPATNVLAHADIAPTRKQDPGPMFPWKKLYDEYQLGMWYDEMTKQNFFSIAQTDFAAKYNDTTFIFLVQTTLQKFGYGMDLSGKWDDATKKTIEAFQYHFRPQNYDGIMDAETWAILQALNQKYPTK